One part of the Cyanobacteriota bacterium genome encodes these proteins:
- a CDS encoding lipase maturation factor family protein → MNPLVQNLFIRSIGFSYLLAFASLLSQIKGLIGSTGILPATEYLTILKTKSLGLFDIPSIFWFNSSDNFMIMACLLGILVSFYLVIRRQKNELDLVEFASLLTLYLIYLSFVNTSRDFLSFQWDVLLLEVGVLTSLFSLFKTNEFASNIFKWLFRFLLFKLMFMSGLVKISSNDPTWSSLKALDFHYYTQPLPNPLSYFVHQLPSWFHKLSIIIMFVIELILPFFIFCRKNLRELAAWGFVLLQLIIIMTGNYCFFNLLSIFLCLWLFEDSTIKRFIPESFEQQLSSIRTVSGSLEIISAFIKNRLASVKSIDASNILRKRLIKISIISFAIFTIMLDCYFIFSRSPIKLKTKQQVILKVSPLIQPFRYYFINNAYGLFANMTTSRKEIIIQGANEDLNWQEYEFKYKPQNPQKLPQQIAPYQPRLDWQMWFAALSPRPSPWFMQFTGRLLNNEKEVTNLIKTNPFPDKAPKYIRALLYDYKFTSLDEYSKTKNYWKPKLLGVYLPKTSLRQ, encoded by the coding sequence ATGAACCCCCTTGTTCAAAATCTCTTCATTCGCTCAATAGGTTTTAGTTATTTACTAGCCTTTGCCTCCTTACTTTCCCAAATCAAAGGCTTAATTGGCTCGACAGGTATACTACCAGCAACAGAGTACCTTACAATACTCAAAACCAAAAGCCTAGGACTATTCGATATACCAAGTATTTTTTGGTTTAATTCAAGTGATAACTTCATGATAATGGCTTGCTTGCTTGGCATCCTTGTCTCTTTTTATTTAGTAATAAGAAGGCAAAAAAACGAACTAGACCTTGTTGAATTTGCCTCACTACTAACACTTTACTTAATTTATCTTTCTTTTGTGAATACCAGTAGAGATTTCTTGAGCTTTCAGTGGGATGTTTTATTACTGGAAGTGGGGGTTCTAACCAGTTTATTTAGCCTCTTCAAAACCAATGAATTTGCTTCCAATATTTTCAAATGGTTATTTCGATTTTTGCTCTTTAAATTAATGTTTATGTCTGGCTTAGTGAAGATCTCAAGCAACGATCCTACTTGGTCTAGCCTCAAAGCACTTGACTTTCATTACTATACACAACCTCTTCCTAATCCATTGAGCTACTTTGTACATCAATTACCAAGCTGGTTTCACAAGCTCAGTATCATTATCATGTTTGTCATTGAACTCATATTGCCTTTCTTTATTTTTTGCAGAAAGAACCTAAGAGAATTGGCAGCTTGGGGATTTGTCCTGTTGCAATTAATCATCATCATGACAGGTAATTATTGCTTCTTTAATTTGTTAAGTATTTTTCTTTGTCTTTGGTTATTTGAAGATTCAACTATCAAACGCTTTATTCCTGAATCATTTGAGCAACAACTTAGCAGTATCAGAACCGTCAGCGGCTCCTTGGAAATCATTAGTGCATTTATCAAAAATAGACTGGCAAGCGTCAAATCTATTGATGCTAGTAATATACTGCGCAAGAGATTAATTAAAATCTCTATCATTAGTTTTGCTATTTTTACAATCATGCTTGATTGCTATTTTATTTTTTCACGCTCACCAATTAAGCTGAAAACCAAACAGCAAGTCATACTCAAAGTAAGCCCATTAATACAGCCGTTTCGCTACTATTTTATTAATAACGCTTATGGGCTTTTTGCCAATATGACAACTAGCCGCAAAGAGATTATCATCCAAGGAGCCAATGAAGATCTTAATTGGCAAGAATATGAATTTAAATACAAACCACAAAATCCTCAAAAACTTCCTCAACAAATAGCACCTTATCAACCAAGACTCGATTGGCAAATGTGGTTTGCTGCTTTGAGCCCAAGACCAAGTCCTTGGTTTATGCAATTTACCGGAAGGCTACTTAATAATGAGAAAGAAGTGACCAACTTAATTAAA